CTGCTAGCTACCTGTGAATCCTGCCGTCCCGATGCTGAGCGAGCTACTAATTTTCCTAAAACCAATACTTTGCCAGCTACTGCAGTTGTTAATCCAGTCGATTCTACAGCCAGCGTTCCAGATTCAGCCGTTTCTGCACCACCAGCCTCAGACTCGGCCGCAATGGCGCGTACCTCACTGGTCGTTCGCGAATACCGCCGCTATGTAGGCACTGTGGGCACGGTCCCGGTGGTGCTGGAGTTGACAGGAGCCGATTCGATACGGGGCAGCTACTACTATCAGGGCCGTGGCGGTCTGCTCACGCTAAGCGCCGCCCGCCCGGCAGCTGGGCAGCCTCTGGTTCTCCGCGAAACCGATGATACTGGTAGCCTGACAGGCCGCTGGCAGACACAGCAACCGTTTGGTCCGACGCTACGCGGTGCTTGGCGCAGTCCCGATGGCCGTCGTCAATTTCCCTTTGCACTGCGCGAAGACTACGCTGGAGCCGTGCGTTATAGCATTGAAACGTATAGCAGCTATAGTAAGTCCAAAGACTGCGGGTTAGGCGATGGGCGGACGCATATCACCAGCGAGGAGCAGGATGTAGTGTATCTGCGCCCACACCTTACAGCGGCAGAGGCTAAAGTGCAGCGCCAACTATTGCCCGCTCCCCACTCGCAATTGCAGCAATACTTCGATAAGCAACTGCGTAGCTCCGGCGCGTGTCGAGAGCTGAAGAAATTGGCCTGGGTTACGTATAACGCGGATTTCCTACTATCAATTCAGACGTTTGAGCACGAGTTCAACGTTGGAACGCCGCATCCTGTCGGCTATTACTACCATACCACTTTCGACTTGCGCACGGGCCGGCCGCTAGAATTGGGAGAGCTATTGCGGGCTGGTTTCAAGATGCCCCTGCGCCGGCTGCTAAGTGCCCATTTGCGCACCGATTCGCTCTATGTGGATTTTTACCGAGCCGAAATTGAGGGTGACTCTGCCCAAACCCGCTGGCCGCTCGGTCCAGATGGTGAGCCCTTGGCACCGTTGCCACAGAACGGCTACTACCTCATGCCATCAGGCATCGGTTTCCAGTACGACATGTACGAAATAGCGCCGTACGT
This region of Hymenobacter sp. YIM 151500-1 genomic DNA includes:
- a CDS encoding RsiV family protein encodes the protein MPINYGRLLVSGIMTFSLLATCESCRPDAERATNFPKTNTLPATAVVNPVDSTASVPDSAVSAPPASDSAAMARTSLVVREYRRYVGTVGTVPVVLELTGADSIRGSYYYQGRGGLLTLSAARPAAGQPLVLRETDDTGSLTGRWQTQQPFGPTLRGAWRSPDGRRQFPFALREDYAGAVRYSIETYSSYSKSKDCGLGDGRTHITSEEQDVVYLRPHLTAAEAKVQRQLLPAPHSQLQQYFDKQLRSSGACRELKKLAWVTYNADFLLSIQTFEHEFNVGTPHPVGYYYHTTFDLRTGRPLELGELLRAGFKMPLRRLLSAHLRTDSLYVDFYRAEIEGDSAQTRWPLGPDGEPLAPLPQNGYYLMPSGIGFQYDMYEIAPYVYGPILVEISYREIKPLLRPDGPLAQLLQRRGLR